A single region of the Cucumis melo cultivar AY chromosome 3, USDA_Cmelo_AY_1.0, whole genome shotgun sequence genome encodes:
- the LOC103488132 gene encoding AT-hook motif nuclear-localized protein 17-like produces the protein MKGDFAHPKSKTSNMLSKFHLSPHPFTHHPPPQPPADEPAAAMPSPFKHHPDLTSTADGSTIEVVRRPRGRPPGSKNKPKPPLVVTREPEPAMRPYVLEVPGGNDVVEAISRFSRRKNLGLCVLNGSGTVANVSLRQPSATPGATVTFHGRFEILSISATVFPQSTPLPIPNGFTISLAGPQGQIVGGLVAGALIAAGTVFVVASSFNNPLYHRLPDEEEIKNLGSGGGSGGGEVHSPHVSGGGDSSGQGHGHGHGQIAETCGMAMYSCHAPSDVIWAPTARQPPPPY, from the coding sequence atgaaaggcGATTTTGCTCATCCCAAGAGCAAAACTTCCAATATGTTATCCAAATTCCATCTCTCCCCCCACCCTTTTACCCACCATCCTCCTCCGCAACCTCCCGCCGATGAGCCCGCCGCCGCCATGCCTTCCCCTTTTAAACACCACCCGGATCTCACCTCCACCGCCGATGGTTCCACCATCGAGGTGGTCCGACGGCCCAGAGGTCGCCCACCGGGTTCTAAAAATAAACCCAAACCGCCTCTTGTTGTAACCCGGGAACCCGAACCGGCTATGCGGCCGTACGTTCTAGAAGTCCCTGGTGGAAACGACGTCGTTGAAGCTATTTCGAGATTTTCCCGTCGCAAAAATTTGGGCCTTTGTGTCCTTAATGGATCCGGTACCGTTGCTAATGTCTCTCTCCGTCAACCCTCCGCCACTCCTGGCGCTACCGTTACTTTTCACGGCCGTTTTGAGATTCTCTCCATTTCCGCTACCGTTTTCCCTCAATCGACACCCTTACCGATACCTAATGGTTTTACCATCTCCCTCGCCGGGCCTCAGGGTCAAATCGTCGGCGGCTTGGTTGCCGGCGCGTTAATTGCCGCCGGTACTGTTTTTGTCGTCGCGTCGTCGTTTAATAATCCGTTGTACCACCGGCTTCCTGATGAGGAAGAGATTAAGAATTTGGGATCCGGTGGCGGCAGTGGCGGTGGCGAAGTTCACTCCCCACACGTCTCCGGCGGCGGAGACAGTAGCGGGCAGGGACACGGACACGGGCACGGGCAGATTGCGGAAACGTGTGGAATGGCTATGTATAGTTGCCACGCGCCGTCCGATGTAATTTGGGCGCCGACGGCGAGGCAACCGCCCCCGCCGTACTGA